The sequence GCCCGCGAAATCAAGCACGCCCCATTTGGCCAGCAGTCCGCCGCCCCACACCATATGCGCCAGCGGGAAATAAACAAACAGCAGCCAGCCAACGAGGAAGATGAGGTACGCGGGAAAACGCACCCGGTTGGTGAACGCGCCTGTGATAAGCGCGGGGGTGATCTGGGCGAACATCATCTGGTAAGCGAAAAACACCAGCAGCGGGATGCTGCTTGAGCCTGTGAAGGCGTCGGTGGGATTGATGCCCGCCATAAAGGCGTTGTTAAGGTTTCCGATAATTGCGCCTTCTCCGCCGCTGAAGCACAGCGAGTAGCCGCAGATATACCACAACACCGTCGTGACGCCAAGTGAAACGAAGCTCTGTATCATGATCGCCAGTACGTTTTTGCGGCCCACCAGCCCGCCGTAGAAAAACGCGAGGCCCGGAGTCATGAGCATGACCAGACTGGTGGCCACCAGCATGAACCCGGTATTTCCTGTGTCGAACATTGGTATCTCCTTGGTAAAGTTGCCCGCAGCCTGAACAGAGCGCGCCTGAAAGCGCGCCGCAACGCGAAACAGCCGCGCGATCAGTGTCAGAGGGCAGTCAAATCGGGCGCCCGGTCCGGCGGGGCTGCCCGTCAAGTAAGGATAATTTAATGCGGAAGGCTCAACAATCAGGGGTTCCCTGATAACCCTGTTCCAAAAGCCTTATTACAGGGCGGTTATTCCCTCACGTATGGCATACTTGGTGAGTCCTGCGATGCTGTGGATGTCCAGTTTTTCCATTATCTGCTTGCGGTGTGTTTCGATGGTTTTTACGCTCAGTTTGAGCTGGGTGGCTATCTGCTTGGTGGAGCGGCCTTCGGCGAAAAGCTGAAGCACCTCGCGCTCCCGGTCGGTCAGCTGAGAGAAAACGGTTTTGCCCGGCACGGCGGGCTGCACGATATAATCCCGCACTATCACGTCGGCTATTGCGGTGCTCAGATAGGTTTTTCCGTTGCGTACGGCGTTGATCGCGCAGGACAGTTCGCCGAACGCCGCGTCCTTCAGCAGATAGGCGCGCGCGCCGGCGGTGAACAGCTGCTTGACGAACCTGCGGTCGGCATGCATGGAAAGCGCGATTATCTTGACGTGCCTGTTATGCGCGAGGATTTTGCGCGCCGCCTCTATGCCGTTAAGGCGCGGCATGGAGATATCCATAATCACCACGTCGGGCAGAAGTTTCCGGGCCAGTTCGACCGCCTGCACACCGTCGTCCGCTTCGGCGATGACAGAAAACCCGGTCTCTTTTTCGATAAGCGTGCGCAGGCCCTCGCGGAAAATTTTATGGTCGTCGCAGATTATTATCTTCGCGTTCATGTTTTTTTCCTCGCGCGCGCTTTAAGCGGCGCAGACAGCGTTATCAGCGCGCCTTTCGGCAGGTCCGAGTCAATCCGCATTTCGCCACCCACCCGGCCCAGCCGCTCGCGGATGCTGAACAGCCCGAACCCGTCGTAGCGCTTGCCGGGCGCGCGGGGCTTGAAGCCGGAGCCGTCGTCCCGCACCGTTATCTCGATATGGCGGGCGCGGCGGCGCAGTGCTATAGCCACGTTTTTCGCGTCGGCGTGTTTGGCGGAATTTACAAGCAGTTCCCGCACCGCTTTGAAAAGGAACACCGACACTTCTTCCGACAGCGGTTTTCGCTCTCCGTCGTCGGTAACGGCAATTTTAAAACCGTATTTTTCCTGCAGCTGCTCCGCCAGCGACTCCACCGCCGCCTCGAACCCCAGTTCGTACAGGATCGGCGAGCTTAACTCGAACGTAAGCGACCGGGTGTACTGGATGGCTTCTTCGATAAGCGCGTATGCCTGCCTGCATTGCTGGGGGCCGGCGGTGCCGGGCCGCAGCAGCTCCGCGAGCTTGATTTTGGCGGTAGCCAGAGTCTGCCCTATATGGTCATGCAGGTCGGCGGCGATGGCGCGGCGTTCGCGTTCTTCCGTAAGCGACAGTTCCGACGCCAGCGAACTCAGCTGCTCCTGATACAGCCGGTTTTCCTTCTCCGCGCGTTTGCGCACGGCTATTTCGGCTTCCAGCGCTATGTTAAGCCTCTGCAGCGCGGCGGTGCGCTGGCGCACCCGGCGTTCCAGCTGGCGGCTGGCCCGCAAAAGAGCTTGGGCCGCTTCCCTGCGTTCGGCGCACGAGCGCAGGATCTCCGCCAGCGAATTGATGAGATTGCGTTCCTCCGCCAGAAACGGGCCTTCGGTTTCAGCCGGAAACTTTTTGAGGTAATATACCTCGATCAAGCCTTTTTTGCGCTTGGCGGTGACAAACTCCGCCGACTGTTTCCCCCGCGTTACCGCAATCCCGTCGGTACGGAATTCGCGCCCGCCGAAAACGATGCGGGCCGCCGTATGCCGCGGATACTGCCACGCGGGCGGGATGACACGCACCGTTTCCTGAAACACTTCGGCGATGGATTTGCTGTTGTCCTGCTGGATTCTAGCGGTCTGGTGCAAAGCGGTAAGTTCCTTGACCCGCTCGCGCAGGTCATGGAGAATCCGCATGTCGTTTTTTGCGCCGGACCGTTTTTTTTGCATATTACCGGAAAGTTTCGGCCAGCCCCTCAACCGCTTTTTTAAACGGTTCGGCCGGCGCGCTTACAACCCCCGCGCCCACCTGCCCTATTCCGGGATCCTTGTGCGCCACGCCGGTGTCTATAAAGGGGAAAATGCCTTTTTCCACCACTTTTATCGAGTCAATGCCCGTGGGCGTGCCGCGGAAATTGAGGTAGGGAATCTGATAGGCGTTGTTTTCGCCCGCGGTTATTTCATACATCTGCAGGGTGTAGTTAAGCGCGTCGGCGGCGGTGCCGCCCACAAACTGCACGATCGCGGGCGCGGCCGCGATGGCGAACCCTCCGAGCGAGCCGGTTTCGGTAATCGCGCTGTCGCCTATGTCGGGGTTGGCGTCCGCTTTGGAAAAACCGGCAAAATAAAGCGCGTCCGGCACCAGCGCGGGGCCGGTGAACCAGCGGCCGCCCGTGCCCGCCAGCTGGATTCCGAATTCAGTGCCGTTGCGCGCCATTGCCACGGCAAGGCTGCTTTTGGGCACGTTGCGCGCCGCGTCGAGCACCGCTTTGCACGCGGCCATCGAGAGATTCAGAAAGAAATGGTCGTTGCCGTTGATGAAATTCAGGACAGCCGCCGTGGTTTTCGCGCTTCTGCCGGTTTCCACCACCGCCGGCGCGAGCGCGCGGTACAGCAGCGACGTGCCGGCCCGGTTTCGGTTATGCACTTCATCGCCCATGTGCAGCGCCTGCGCGATCAGCGTTTTAAGGTCAATCCCGCCGGTATGCGCGACCGCTTTTTTCAGCGCGGGATAAAGCGTTTTCTCCATCCACCTCAGCCGGGTGATCACTTCCGGGCTGAACGCGCCGTACCGCAGCACCTTGCCCAGCCCCTCGTTCATGGTGCTGTAGGCTTTATTGCCGCCGGTTTCGTTTTTTACAACAAACACCGGCATCGAATACGACACTATGCCCGCCATCGGGCCCACCGCAGCATGTTCATGGCATGGCGAGAAACCGATCTTGCCGGAAGCGGCCAGTTTTTCCGCCGCCTTCGGGGTTTTTGCGAGCCGTTCATAGATAAGCGCGCCGATAACCGCGCCCCGCATGGGCCCGCACATTTTTTCCCACGTTACCGGCGGCCCGGCGTGCAGAAGCAGGTTTTTTTTCATGCCCGGCACCACGTTGCCCGCCACATCCAGCCCCGCAAGCACGGGCTTGCCTTTAAGCATGATTGCAAGCGCATGGGCGTTCGCTTCGGCTATTTCGGCCGCGTGCGCGCGCAGTGTTTCCAGCGTGCCCGCAGCGACCTCGACGGGCGGCTTCCACTCCACCTGAGCGGAGGGGCAGGCCGCAGCGTCCAGCGCGTCGGTAAAAGATTTCAGCCCTATATTGACTACGGCAAGTTCCTTTTTCAAAAGTTTATCAAGCGCCATAAAATTCTCCTTTACTTCGCGATAAACGCGGCCAGCCGGCAGGCCGCCGCGTTCGACGGCATTACCAGCGCGCCGGCGTCTTCAAGCCCGGCCGCCACTTTTTTCCGGCACTGGGGATCTTTATCCGTGCCGGTAACGGAACAGACTATGGAAAGCGAGGCGTCCGCTTTTTTCGCCGCGCGGATAACCGGGCCCAGTTCGTCCAGCGGAGCCATGTTCGAGCCGTAGCCGATAACCACATCCAGCAGGATCACGCTTGTCGTGGGGTCGGCGGCTTCCTGCGCTATGCGCCTGTTGCGAAGCGAGAAATCAATCATCGGGTGCGGACGCCCCACGGTAAATTCATCGTCGCCCATGTCCACCACCGTATGTTCCCGGCTCGTGAGCGCGCTTTCAAGCCGGTTGGTTTTGCTGAGCGGAACGTTGGAATAAACCGTTCCGAGCGCTGGTTCCATAATTACCTGCGCCTCGCTGCAGAAGGTGCCTCCGCTGAACAGGCCGCGCACGTATTTCCGGCCGGGCCGCTTGTTTGCGCGCTCTGCCGCGGCGAGTTTCTGCAAGGATGCGGAATCAGCCGCCGCGGCCGGCTTTTCGCCGCGCGACAGCGCGACTGCCGCATAAGCCGCGTCTTCCAGCGTGCGGCAGACGGTAATGCCGCATTCTTTCAGGCTGTCCGGATTGCCGCCAAGAAATACTCCAACCACCGGTTTTCCCGCGGTTCTGGCGAGCTCGGAAATTTTAGCCATAACTTCGCGGTGCGGCGGTTTGGAAACCAAAAGGATGATTTTTGTGCCGGGATCCTTTATCAAGGCCTCCAGCCCCTGAAGAAACGCTATTCCGCCGACCTCCTGTTTCACGTCGCGCCCGCCGGTCCCGATCGCCTGGCTGATCCCCGCGCCCGCGTTGGAAATAAGGGCGGTGACTTCCTGCAGGCCCGTTCCGGCGGCGGCCACCGCGCCGATATCGCCGCGGTTTACGGCGTTGGCGAACGCCAGCGGCACGCCGTTGATGATGGCGGTTCCGCAATCCGGGCCCATTACGATAAGATCGCGCGCCTGAGCGTATTTCTTCAGCTCGACTTCGCTCGCCACCGGCACGTTGTCCGAAAACAGCATCACGTTAAGTCCGCGTTCCAGCGCGTCCCTTGCCACGGCGGCGGCGTATTTGCCCGCCACTGAAATCAGGCACAGGTTCGCCTGCGGAATGATTTTGAGCGCGCCTTCCGTAGACCGGGGTTTGAATTCCGTGTTCGCAGTTTCGGTTTTGCCCGATTGGGCCATGAATTCCTGAGCCTTTGCGATAGCGTCGTCGGCCTGTTCGCCTGTTCCCGCGCTTACGGCGATCAGCAGGTCGGAGTCGAGCGCGTTTTTAAACAGGTCCAGCAGCATGCCGGAATTAGCCAGAATAGCGCGGTTTTCAGCGGTGCCCATTACTATCGAGCAGTCTTTGATGCCGTCAAGCGCGGTTACCTTCCGGGCCACCAGCATCAGCGAAACGGAGTCGAAATATTCGCCTTTTTTAATCAGTCCTTTGGTTATCATTTAAACCTCCCTTCAAAATAGCAAACCAGCCCCGCCAGAGTGTCCGCGCCGGAAGTATTGCCGAAATTCACGGCGGCTTGAACCAGCGGCGCGAGCGCCGCAGCGTCTTCTTCCGCCGCGGTTTCCAGCATTGTTTTAAAGCGCGCGAAATAACGGCCCTGCGCGGCGCACCGCAAAAACGTGTTGGAAAGCGGGTTGCCGCCCAGCGCGGATTTGAGAATTTCGCTGCGGCGGACCGTGTTTGGCGTGCCGCCGGCCGCCGCCGCGCCCAGCCCGCACAGCACGCCGGTGATAAAATCGTCGCCCGCTGGGGTAAGCCCGGCTCCCAGCCCCTTAAATCCCGCAAGATTGCCCGCCGCCAGGTTTTCCTTTGCGCGGGCCAGAAACGCCGCGTCAAACGCGGCGGTGAAATTGTGTTCCCGCCCGGGGTCCAGCAATACGGCGAGGCTTTTTCCCGGCGCGCATTCCAGCAAGGTTTTTTTGATAAGCGGAAGCGACTGCGTTATGCGCCTGAACCCGCCGCCCGGCAGAATGAGCGCGGAATTATAGCGGGAATCCGCTTCGCGGCGAAAAATGCCGGACGGAAACGCGAAACTGTCCGGTGTTACCGCCAGTCCGGC comes from Elusimicrobiaceae bacterium and encodes:
- the fdrA gene encoding acyl-CoA synthetase FdrA; translation: MITKGLIKKGEYFDSVSLMLVARKVTALDGIKDCSIVMGTAENRAILANSGMLLDLFKNALDSDLLIAVSAGTGEQADDAIAKAQEFMAQSGKTETANTEFKPRSTEGALKIIPQANLCLISVAGKYAAAVARDALERGLNVMLFSDNVPVASEVELKKYAQARDLIVMGPDCGTAIINGVPLAFANAVNRGDIGAVAAAGTGLQEVTALISNAGAGISQAIGTGGRDVKQEVGGIAFLQGLEALIKDPGTKIILLVSKPPHREVMAKISELARTAGKPVVGVFLGGNPDSLKECGITVCRTLEDAAYAAVALSRGEKPAAAADSASLQKLAAAERANKRPGRKYVRGLFSGGTFCSEAQVIMEPALGTVYSNVPLSKTNRLESALTSREHTVVDMGDDEFTVGRPHPMIDFSLRNRRIAQEAADPTTSVILLDVVIGYGSNMAPLDELGPVIRAAKKADASLSIVCSVTGTDKDPQCRKKVAAGLEDAGALVMPSNAAACRLAAFIAK
- a CDS encoding sensor histidine kinase codes for the protein MQKKRSGAKNDMRILHDLRERVKELTALHQTARIQQDNSKSIAEVFQETVRVIPPAWQYPRHTAARIVFGGREFRTDGIAVTRGKQSAEFVTAKRKKGLIEVYYLKKFPAETEGPFLAEERNLINSLAEILRSCAERREAAQALLRASRQLERRVRQRTAALQRLNIALEAEIAVRKRAEKENRLYQEQLSSLASELSLTEERERRAIAADLHDHIGQTLATAKIKLAELLRPGTAGPQQCRQAYALIEEAIQYTRSLTFELSSPILYELGFEAAVESLAEQLQEKYGFKIAVTDDGERKPLSEEVSVFLFKAVRELLVNSAKHADAKNVAIALRRRARHIEITVRDDGSGFKPRAPGKRYDGFGLFSIRERLGRVGGEMRIDSDLPKGALITLSAPLKARARKKT
- a CDS encoding DUF1116 domain-containing protein; this translates as MALDKLLKKELAVVNIGLKSFTDALDAAACPSAQVEWKPPVEVAAGTLETLRAHAAEIAEANAHALAIMLKGKPVLAGLDVAGNVVPGMKKNLLLHAGPPVTWEKMCGPMRGAVIGALIYERLAKTPKAAEKLAASGKIGFSPCHEHAAVGPMAGIVSYSMPVFVVKNETGGNKAYSTMNEGLGKVLRYGAFSPEVITRLRWMEKTLYPALKKAVAHTGGIDLKTLIAQALHMGDEVHNRNRAGTSLLYRALAPAVVETGRSAKTTAAVLNFINGNDHFFLNLSMAACKAVLDAARNVPKSSLAVAMARNGTEFGIQLAGTGGRWFTGPALVPDALYFAGFSKADANPDIGDSAITETGSLGGFAIAAAPAIVQFVGGTAADALNYTLQMYEITAGENNAYQIPYLNFRGTPTGIDSIKVVEKGIFPFIDTGVAHKDPGIGQVGAGVVSAPAEPFKKAVEGLAETFR
- a CDS encoding response regulator transcription factor yields the protein MNAKIIICDDHKIFREGLRTLIEKETGFSVIAEADDGVQAVELARKLLPDVVIMDISMPRLNGIEAARKILAHNRHVKIIALSMHADRRFVKQLFTAGARAYLLKDAAFGELSCAINAVRNGKTYLSTAIADVIVRDYIVQPAVPGKTVFSQLTDREREVLQLFAEGRSTKQIATQLKLSVKTIETHRKQIMEKLDIHSIAGLTKYAIREGITAL
- a CDS encoding DUF2877 domain-containing protein codes for the protein MKLLRHGDAIAPGMYKLHSAFDTAVNFERNGSIVSAVLPEPDGAGAGPVNMVFDDIEPLKTAAGLAVTPDSFAFPSGIFRREADSRYNSALILPGGGFRRITQSLPLIKKTLLECAPGKSLAVLLDPGREHNFTAAFDAAFLARAKENLAAGNLAGFKGLGAGLTPAGDDFITGVLCGLGAAAAGGTPNTVRRSEILKSALGGNPLSNTFLRCAAQGRYFARFKTMLETAAEEDAAALAPLVQAAVNFGNTSGADTLAGLVCYFEGRFK